GACCTCGCGCACCGGGCCGCCTTCGCAGGTCAGCTGGCCCAGGTACGCCCAGACGCGCTCGTTGTTGCGGCACTCCTCCGGCACCACCAGCAGCATCGAGCCGTCGGCGCGGCTGAGCAGTTGGCTGTTGAACAGGTAGGAACGCACCGCGTCCTCCACCGTCACCGCCGAACGCGGCACGCAAATCGCCTGGAACTGGCCTCCCTTGCTGGCCAGTTTAGCTTGCAGTTGACCAAGCACCGCGTCGGTCTCGAGGAAGGCGTCCTCGTGGTAGAACAGCACCTCGCCGTTGCCCACCGCGATCACGTCGTTGTGGAACACGCCCTGGTCGATCACCGCCGGGTTCTGTTGAGCGTAGACCACGCCGTCGTCGCGCAGGCCGTGCAGGCGAGCGACGGCCTGCGAGGCCTCCAGGGTCTGGCGCGCCGGGTACTTCTGCGGCGCGGGGTAGCGGCTGTCGAAAGCGCTGCGGCCATAGACGAAGAACTCGACCCCGGCATCGCCGTAGGCGCGGCAGAAGCGGGTATGGTTGGCCGCGCCTTCGTCACCGAACTGCGCCACGGCTGGCAGCGCGTCATGGTGGGCGAAGACCTTGTCATTGTTGAACATCGCGCCGAGCACGCGGCTGGTGGTCGGGTGCTCGATGCTGCGATGGTACTTGCAGTTGAGGTTGGCGGCGGTGAAATGCACGCGACCGTCGGCCGTGTCGGCACTCGGGCTGACGGTAGCGGCGTTGGCCACCCACATGCTCGATGCCGAGCAACTGGCGACCAGCAGCGGCATGGCCTCTTTTGCGGCACGCTGGATCACTTCGGCATCGCTGCCGGTGAAGCCCAGGCGACGCAACGCAGCGACATCCGGGCGCTCCTGCGGCGCCAGCACGCCCTGCTGGAAGCCCATTTCCATCAGCGCCTTCATCTTCGCCAGGCCCTGGCGCGCGGCTTCGCGCGGGTTCGACCCCTGCTGGCTGTTGCTCTGCGAGGCCACGTTGCCGTACGACAGGCCGCCGTAGTTGTGGGTCGGCCCCACCAGGCCATCAAAATTCACTTCGTAGGATTTCATCGGCAAGGCTCCGAGACCTGTTGTTATAGGGTGACGCCCGGCGTCAGGGTCGCCGGCAGTGCAAGGCTCGCGGTCTCCAGCGAAGCCACGGGGTAGGCGCAGTAGTCCGCCGCGTAGTAGGCGCTGGCGCGGTGGTTGCCGCTGGCGCCGACACCACCGAAGGGCGCGCTGCTGGCGGCGCCGGTCAACTGCTTGTTCCAGTTGACGATGCCGGCGCGGCTGCGCAACCAGAAGTGCTGATAGCGGGCGTTGGAGTCCGACAGCAGGCCAGCGGCCAGGCCGTACTGGGTGTTGTTGGCTTCCTCGATCGCCGCGTCGAAGTCGACATAGCGGATCACTTGCAGCAACGGGCCGAAGAATTCTTCGTCAGGGCGCCCAGCCACAGTGGTGACATCGATGATGCCTGGCGTGAGCAAGGCGGCCCCGGCTTGCGGCTGGGTCATTTCCAGCAGCGCCACGGCACCCTTGCTGATCAGCTGGGCCTGGGCGGCCAAAAGCGCTTGGGCAGCTTGCAGCGAGATCACCGAGCCCATGAACGGCGCGGGCTGCTGGTCGAATGCGCCGACACTGATGCCGCGGCTGACCTCGACCAGGCGCTGGATGAGCGAATCCCCCCATGCGCCCTGCGGCACCAGCAGGCGACGAGCACAGGTGCAGCGCTGGCCGGCGGAGATGAAAGCCGACTGGATGATGGTGTAGACCGCGGCGTCGAGGTCCTTGACCTCGTCGACCACCAGCGGGTTGTTGCCGCCCATCTCCAGCGCCAGGATCTTGTCCGGACGACCGGCGAACTGCTGGTGCAGCAGGTTGCCGGTGCGACTGGAGCCGGTGAAGAACAAGCCGTCGATACCTGGGTTGGCGGCCAACGCCACGCCGGTTTCGCGGGCGCCTTGAACCAGGTTGAGCACTCCGGCCGGCAGGCCGGCTTCGACCCAGCACTTGACCGTCAGCTCAGCGACCTTTGGTGTCAGCTCGCTAGGTTTGAAAACTACGCAGTTGCCTGCCAGCAGCGCCGGAACAATGTGTCCGTTGGGTAGGTGGCCGGGGAAGTTGTACGGGCCGAACACCGCGACCACGCCATGGGGCTTGTGGCGCAGCACGGCGGTAGCGTCCGCCAGCGGGCCGCTCTTCTCACCGGTACGCTCACGGTAGCTCTGCACCGAAATGGCGACCTTGTTGACCATGCTGGTCACTTCGGTGGCCGATTCCCACAGTGGCTTGCCGGTTTCTTCGCCGATGCAGCGCGCCAGCGCCTCGGCATTGGCCTTGAGCTTCTCGGCAAAGGCCTCCAGCACGCCGATGCGCGCCTCCAGGCTCAGCGACGCCCAGGCCGGAAACGCCTGACGGGCGGCCTGCACGGCGGCATCGACCTGGACAGCATCGGCGCCCTGCCCTTGCCAGACCACTGCCTGGGTGACGGGATTGAGCGATTGCAGGGCTTCGCCCTGGCCTGCCTGCCATTGGCCGGCGATGTAATGCGTGTTCATTTACTGGGCCTCCCGGCTGGCGGACACAGGCACCGCGCGCACATTGTCACCCGCGCCCAGGCGCAGGCGCTTGGCGGTCTGCGGATCGACCACCAGGGTGCCGGCGGCGAGGCGCGCCGGTGCGGCGGTGATGCGGCAGTCTTCGCGCTTGCGGTTGTGGATGATGTAGGGGGTGGCGTCGTCGCCCGGGGTGCCGACGGCCAGCACCAGGGTCTCGCTGTCACGCACGGCGCGGATTTTCGAGGTCTCGCACTCGATGGCCGGGCCTGCATCGAAGATGTCGACGAAGCCCTGGTAGTTGAAACCTTCGCGCTTGAGCATGGCCAGCGCAGGCTCGGTGTCTGTGTGCACGCGGCCGATGACATTGCGCGCGGCCTGCGAAAGGAAGCAGGTGTACAGGGGGAACTTGGGCATCAGTTCGGCAATGAACGACTTGTTGCCCACGCCGGTGAGGTAGTCGGCCTGGCTGAACTCCATCTTGAAGAAGTGCCGGCCCAGGCTCTCCCAGAACGGCGAACGGCCCTGCTCGTCGGACATGCCGCGCATCTCGGCGATGATCTTGTGGCCGAACAGCTCGGGGAATTCGGCGATGAACAGCATCCGCGCCTTGGACAGCAGGCGACCGTTGAGGCCGCTGCGATGGTCGCTGCGCAGGAACAGCGAGCACAGCTCGGAGTTGCCGGTCAGGTCGTTGGCCAGGAACAGGGTCGGGATCTCGCGGTAGATCTTCAGCTCCTGCGAAGCGCTGACGGTCAGGCCGACCCGGTAGTTGTACCAGGGCTCGCGCAGACCGACGGCGCCGGCGATGGCGCTGATGCCGACCACCAGGCCTTCGTCGTTCTCCAGCACGAACAAGTA
The window above is part of the Pseudomonas muyukensis genome. Proteins encoded here:
- the astB gene encoding N-succinylarginine dihydrolase codes for the protein MKSYEVNFDGLVGPTHNYGGLSYGNVASQSNSQQGSNPREAARQGLAKMKALMEMGFQQGVLAPQERPDVAALRRLGFTGSDAEVIQRAAKEAMPLLVASCSASSMWVANAATVSPSADTADGRVHFTAANLNCKYHRSIEHPTTSRVLGAMFNNDKVFAHHDALPAVAQFGDEGAANHTRFCRAYGDAGVEFFVYGRSAFDSRYPAPQKYPARQTLEASQAVARLHGLRDDGVVYAQQNPAVIDQGVFHNDVIAVGNGEVLFYHEDAFLETDAVLGQLQAKLASKGGQFQAICVPRSAVTVEDAVRSYLFNSQLLSRADGSMLLVVPEECRNNERVWAYLGQLTCEGGPVREVKVFDLKQSMQNGGGPACLRLRVALKESELAAVNQGVIMTASLYDTLVQWVDKHYRDRLGEADLADPQLLVECRTALDELTQILKLGSVYPFQRQP
- the astD gene encoding succinylglutamate-semialdehyde dehydrogenase, yielding MNTHYIAGQWQAGQGEALQSLNPVTQAVVWQGQGADAVQVDAAVQAARQAFPAWASLSLEARIGVLEAFAEKLKANAEALARCIGEETGKPLWESATEVTSMVNKVAISVQSYRERTGEKSGPLADATAVLRHKPHGVVAVFGPYNFPGHLPNGHIVPALLAGNCVVFKPSELTPKVAELTVKCWVEAGLPAGVLNLVQGARETGVALAANPGIDGLFFTGSSRTGNLLHQQFAGRPDKILALEMGGNNPLVVDEVKDLDAAVYTIIQSAFISAGQRCTCARRLLVPQGAWGDSLIQRLVEVSRGISVGAFDQQPAPFMGSVISLQAAQALLAAQAQLISKGAVALLEMTQPQAGAALLTPGIIDVTTVAGRPDEEFFGPLLQVIRYVDFDAAIEEANNTQYGLAAGLLSDSNARYQHFWLRSRAGIVNWNKQLTGAASSAPFGGVGASGNHRASAYYAADYCAYPVASLETASLALPATLTPGVTL
- the astA gene encoding arginine N-succinyltransferase; translation: MIVRPVRSSDLPALIELARSTGTTGLTTLPANEERLGQRVGWAEKSFRGEAERGDTDYLFVLENDEGLVVGISAIAGAVGLREPWYNYRVGLTVSASQELKIYREIPTLFLANDLTGNSELCSLFLRSDHRSGLNGRLLSKARMLFIAEFPELFGHKIIAEMRGMSDEQGRSPFWESLGRHFFKMEFSQADYLTGVGNKSFIAELMPKFPLYTCFLSQAARNVIGRVHTDTEPALAMLKREGFNYQGFVDIFDAGPAIECETSKIRAVRDSETLVLAVGTPGDDATPYIIHNRKREDCRITAAPARLAAGTLVVDPQTAKRLRLGAGDNVRAVPVSASREAQ